Proteins from one Desulfocurvus vexinensis DSM 17965 genomic window:
- a CDS encoding HAD family hydrolase, which produces MLRADIPGFGALELTHLVLDLNGTLTVDGALLPGVAGRLEALGAQLSIHLTSADTRGNAARLARELGVALEPLPATGQAEAKAALVRRLGPAGCVAVGNGRIDAPMLALARVGIAVILAEGAAGAALLAADAVCTDICDALDLLLTPARLTATLRS; this is translated from the coding sequence ATGCTGCGCGCGGACATCCCGGGCTTCGGCGCCCTGGAGCTGACCCACCTGGTGCTGGACCTCAACGGCACGCTCACCGTGGACGGCGCGCTGCTGCCGGGAGTGGCCGGGCGCCTGGAGGCCCTGGGCGCGCAGCTGTCCATCCATCTGACCAGCGCCGACACGCGCGGCAACGCCGCCCGGCTGGCCCGCGAGCTGGGCGTGGCCCTGGAGCCCCTGCCCGCCACGGGGCAGGCCGAGGCCAAGGCCGCCCTGGTGCGCCGCCTGGGCCCGGCGGGCTGCGTGGCCGTGGGCAACGGGCGCATCGACGCGCCCATGCTGGCCCTGGCCCGGGTGGGCATCGCGGTGATCCTGGCCGAAGGCGCGGCGGGCGCGGCCCTGCTGGCCGCCGACGCCGTGTGCACCGACATCTGCGACGCCCTGGACCTGCTGCTCACGCCCGCACGGCTGACGGCCACCCTGCGCAGCTGA
- a CDS encoding murein transglycosylase domain-containing protein, giving the protein MPSSKSPGAPGRAMPSGPARRHAPLPPGRPRPLRLLLASLCLLLAACSAGDTVRAARILATGDVAGAQVLAAEKAVRYAANPQALAWDLKAFKDRLAAFRKAVDGIWGPKDREEPTPRRYVKYSGDYKSRAMVDFDTGVVTVETVDQRAPQASLEAAVTATVLAPADPRAVDLYSASDITLGDEPFLYGQVKDFQGQDIRWEWRAKAFARELVARGTTARTVQGDAGPLTARAVRFELVPGHLHVRAARYAATVRERARRFGVSENLVYAIMKTESDFNPFAVSSAPAFGLMQIVPGTAGADVTLFLSGKKGQPSKEFLFEPENNVLYGTAYLHLLDTRHLDAVADPVSREYCVIAAYNGGSGAVLRSFDADRARATARINALGPAQVYEHLRTRLPAEETRRYLHKVMEAKKLFVGVGARG; this is encoded by the coding sequence ATGCCGAGCTCCAAAAGCCCCGGGGCGCCGGGCCGCGCGATGCCCTCCGGCCCCGCCCGGCGCCACGCGCCATTGCCCCCGGGCCGCCCGCGCCCGCTGCGCCTGCTCCTGGCCTCGCTGTGTCTGCTGCTGGCCGCATGCAGCGCCGGCGACACCGTGCGCGCCGCACGCATCCTGGCCACGGGCGACGTGGCCGGGGCCCAGGTCCTGGCCGCCGAAAAGGCCGTGCGCTACGCGGCCAACCCCCAGGCCCTGGCCTGGGACCTCAAGGCCTTCAAGGACCGCCTGGCGGCCTTCCGCAAGGCCGTGGACGGCATCTGGGGGCCCAAGGACCGCGAGGAGCCCACCCCGCGCCGCTACGTCAAATACAGCGGCGACTACAAGAGCCGGGCCATGGTGGACTTCGACACCGGGGTCGTGACCGTGGAGACCGTGGACCAGCGGGCGCCCCAGGCCAGCCTGGAGGCCGCCGTGACGGCCACCGTCCTCGCCCCGGCGGACCCGCGCGCCGTGGACCTCTACTCGGCCTCGGACATCACCCTGGGCGACGAGCCCTTCCTCTACGGGCAGGTCAAGGACTTCCAGGGCCAGGACATCCGCTGGGAATGGCGCGCCAAGGCCTTCGCCCGCGAGCTGGTGGCCCGGGGCACGACCGCGCGCACGGTGCAGGGCGACGCAGGCCCGCTCACGGCGCGCGCGGTGCGCTTCGAGCTGGTGCCCGGCCACCTGCACGTGCGCGCCGCGCGCTACGCCGCCACCGTGCGCGAGCGCGCCCGGCGCTTCGGCGTCAGCGAGAACCTCGTCTACGCCATCATGAAGACCGAGAGCGACTTCAACCCGTTCGCCGTCAGCTCCGCCCCGGCCTTCGGGCTGATGCAGATCGTGCCCGGCACCGCCGGGGCCGACGTGACCCTGTTCCTGTCGGGCAAGAAGGGCCAGCCGAGCAAGGAATTCCTCTTCGAGCCGGAGAACAACGTGCTCTACGGCACGGCCTACCTGCACCTGCTGGACACGCGCCACCTGGACGCCGTGGCCGACCCGGTGTCGCGCGAATACTGCGTCATCGCGGCGTACAACGGCGGGTCCGGCGCCGTGCTGCGCAGCTTCGACGCCGACCGCGCCCGGGCCACCGCGCGCATCAACGCCCTGGGCCCGGCCCAGGTCTACGAGCACCTGCGCACCCGCCTGCCCGCCGAGGAGACGCGGCGCTACCTGCACAAGGTCATGGAAGCCAAGAAGCTCTTCGTGGGCGTGGGCGCCCGGGGCTGA